The Arachis hypogaea cultivar Tifrunner chromosome 14, arahy.Tifrunner.gnm2.J5K5, whole genome shotgun sequence genome has a segment encoding these proteins:
- the LOC112742658 gene encoding laccase-17-like codes for MFELALAGTTRHYHFDITYKNVTRLCHTKSIVTVNGQFPGPRIVAREGDRLLIKVINNVQNNISIHWHGIRQLQTGWADGPAYVTQCPIQTGQSYVYNYTITGQRGTLFWHAHISWLRSTLYGPLIILPKKGAQYPFAKPHKEVPIIFGEWWNADPEAVISQALQSGGGPNVSDAYTMNGLPGPLYNCSAKDTFKLKVKARKIYLLRLINAALNDQLFFSIANHTLTVVEVDAVYVKPFATNTILIAPGQTTNVLLKTKSHYPNATFLMMARPYATGLGTFDNSTVAGVLEYKSPPNTHHSNSIVSLKNLPLLKPVLPALNDTSFATKFTNKLRSLASAEFPANVPKKVDRHFFFTVGLGTNPCEKNQTCQGPNGTKFSASVNNMSFALPDTALLQSYFFRQSNGVYTTDFPTSPLNPFNYTGTPPNNTMVSSGTKMVVIPYNTSVEVVMQDTSILGAENHPLHLHGFNFFVVGQGFGNFDPKNDPANFNLLDPVERNTVGVPSGGWVAIRFLADNPGVWFMHCHLEVHTSWGLRMAWVVLDGKLTNQKLLPPPFDLPKC; via the exons ATGTTTGAGCTTGCACTAGCGGGCACCACCAGGCACTACCATTTTGAT ATAACGTACAAAAATGTGACACGACTATGCCATACAAAGAGCATAGTGACAGTGAATGGTCAATTTCCAGGACCTCGCATTGTAGCTAGGGAGGGAGACCGTCTTCTGATCAAAGTTATTAACAATGTGCAGAACAACATTTCCATCCATTG GCATGGCATTCGACAGCTTCAAACAGGTTGGGCTGATGGACCAGCATATGTAACTCAATGTCCAATCCAAACAGGTCAAAGTTATGTTTACAATTACACCATTACTGGGCAGAGAGGAACTCTGTTTTGGCATGCTCACATATCATGGTTAAGATCAACTCTCTATGGTCCTCTCATTATTCTTCCAAAGAAAGGTGCTCAGTATCCTTTCGCAAAACCCCATAAGGAAGTCCCCATAATATTTG gagAATGGTGGAATGCGGATCCTGAGGCAGTGATAAGTCAAGCTTTGCAAAGCGGCGGAGGACCAAATGTGTCTGATGCCTACACAATGAATGGACTTCCAGGGCCGTTATATAACTGCTCTGCCAAAG ATACATTCAAATTGAAGGTGAAGGCGAGGAAGATTTACCTTTTGCGATTGATCAATGCTGCGCTCAACGATCAACTCTTCTTCAGCATTGCAAATCACACTCTCACAGTCGTTGAAGTAGATGCTGTTTATGTAAAGCCATTTGCAACAAACACAATACTAATTGCCCCAGGTCAAACCACTAATGTTCTTCTGAAGACTAAGTCACATTACCCCAATGCCACTTTCTTAATGATGGCTAGACCATACGCAACCGGCTTAGGAACCTTTGACAATTCAACCGTCGCCGGCGTATTGGAATACAAAAGCCCACCCAATACtcatcattcaaattcaattgtTTCATTGAAGAACCTTCCGCTCCTAAAACCTGTCCTGCCAGCGCTTAACGACACTTCTTTTGCAACAAAATTTACCAACAAACTCCGCAGTCTTGCAAGCGCTGAGTTCCCAGCTAACGTCCCCAAGAAAGTGGATAGACACTTTTTCTTCACAGTTGGGCTCGGTACAAATCCGTGTGAGAAGAACCAAACATGTCAAGGGCCTAATGGGACGAAGTTCTCTGCATCGGTGAACAATATGTCTTTTGCACTTCCCGATACCGCGCTTCTCCAATCTTATTTCTTTAGACAATCCAATGGTGTTTACACCACAGACTTCCCAACAAGTCCCTTGAATCCGTTCAACTACACCGGCACGCCGCCGAACAACACGATGGTGAGCAGTGGAACAAAGATGGTGGTTATTCCGTACAACACGAGCGTGGAGGTAGTCATGCAGGACACCAGCATCCTTGGTGCGGAAAATCACCCTCTCCATTTGCATGGCTTTAACTTCTTTGTTGTTGGCCAAGGTTTTGGTAACTTTGATCCGAAAAATGATCCTGCAAACTTCAATCTTCTTGATCCTGTTGAAAGGAACACAGTTGGTGTTCCATCtggtggatgggttgctatacGATTCCTTGCGGATAATCCAG GGGTATGGTTCATGCATTGTCACCTGGAAGTGCATACGAGCTGGGGTTTAAGAATGGCGTGGGTTGTCTTGGATGGAAAGCTCACAAATCAGAAACTGCTTCCACCACCCTTCGATCTTCCAAAGTGCTAA
- the LOC112740421 gene encoding nudix hydrolase 14, chloroplastic-like — protein sequence MSQLWWFGLVFVVFHCRNAIDSSLFKQWLHNLQSEIGILADGTLALRQVLIQGVDMFGKRIGFLKFKADIYKPVPGIVFARGPAVTMLILLESDGETYAVLTKQARVPTGRIILELPAGMLDDDKGDFVGTEVREASLSLSLSLSLSLSLSLSNSLHDLVVPLTG from the exons ATGTCTCAGTTGtggtggtttggtttggtttttgtTGTTTTCCATTGCAGGAATGCTATTGATTCCTCTTTATTCAAGCAATGGTTGCATAACTTGCAAAGTGAGATTGGGATTCTAGCTGATGGCACCTTGGCTCTGAGACAAGTTCTAATTCAG GGTGTAGACATGTTTGGAAAGCGCATTGGGTTTCTCAAATTTAAAGCTGACATTTATAAGCCA GTTCCAGGTATTGTATTTGCAAGAGGACCTGCTGTGACTATGTTGATACTTCTGGAATCAGATGGTGAAACTTATGCTGTCCTTACTAAACAG gcaAGGGTTCCTACTGGAAGAATTATTTTGGAATTGCCTGCTGGAATGTTGGATGATGACAAGGGTGATTTCGTTGGCACTGAAGTTCGTgaggcttctctctctctctctctctctctctctctctctctctctctctctctctccaattcTCTTCATGACTTAGTTGTGCCTCTGACAGGTTGA